The nucleotide sequence GGGACCCGAACTCACGCTCGAGGCCGCGCAGATGCACCTCAAGTTCGGCGTGACCCACCTCCGCGACAGCTACGGCGCACTCCCCGAACTCCAGCAGGTGCGCGACGCCATCGCCTCCGGCGAGGCCATCGGGCCGCGGCTCCAGGTCGCCGGCAACATCGTCGGCTGGGGCGGGCCCTATTCGATCACCTTCGCCCTCATCCCCGAGGACGACCTCTCGCTCTACGAGGAACAGTTCTCCGATCACATCGCCCAGGGCGCGGGCGAGGACCTGATGGACCTCTACCCCGAGGAACTGCGGGTGAGGATCCGGGAGTACCTCGACAAGGGCGTGGACTTCCTCAAGTACGGGGGGACGAGCCACTGGGCGTTCCCCACGCTGATCGGGTTCTCGCCGGAGGCCCAGCGCGTGATCGTCGAGGAGACGCACGCCCGGGGTCTGATCGCGGAGACCCACTCCACGAGTCCCGAGGGACTGCGGCTCTCCGTCGAGGCGGGGATCGACCTCATCCAGCACCCGGAGGTGCTCGCGAGCCGCGAGATATCCGATGCCCTCGTCCAGCAGATCGTGGACCGCGGCATCGTGTGCTCGATGATCGTGAACACGATCACCGGCCCCGCCTGGGAGAACCACCTGGCGAACCGGGCGGCGGCCGAGGAACGCCTGGCCCGCGAAGCGGAGGGGGCGCAGGCGCGCGAGTGGGGGCGGCTGCGGCGTCCCGTGGAGCGGGAGAAGACGAGCTACCAGATTCGCCGCGAGCAGCGGGCGCTGGGATACGGGACGGAGATGCGCCGCCTGAACGCGCGGAAGCTGATCGACGGCGGGTGCGTCACCACCCTCGGCACGGACAACTATGCGGGCGTGGCGCCGGAATACGGACGTGCGCCCAAGCCCATCTGGCAGGAGCCCGGCATCGGGACGATCCTCGCCATCGAGGGTCTCGTCGAACTGGGGATGACGCCGGGCGAGGCGATCGTCGCCGCCACCCGCAACGGCGCCATCGCGGCGGGCGCGCTCGACGAGTTCGGCACCATCGAAACCGGCAAGCTCGCCGACCTCCTCGTCCTCGACGCCGACCCGCTCGCCGATATCGCGAATATCCGGAAACAGTCGGTCGTCATGGCCGCCGGCAGGATCGTCGATGTCGACGCGCTGCCGACCGAACCCGTCTACTTCAAGCGTTGAACTCATGAAACTCCGAGAACTCACGAAACTTCCGAAACAGGAGCGTCGGATGCGTCCGGTCTCTGATTCATCCCGTCCTCACGTCCGTCTCCGCCGCCGGTTCGTACTCGCGGTCGCCTTTCTCCTCGCGCCCGCCGCGCTGGCCGCCCAACAGGTCAAGCCGGGGCTGGATCACGACGACACGTACCGCTGGAACTCCATCGGCGGCCGCACGATCTCGGCGGACGGCGCCTGGCTTGCCTACATCCTGACGCCCTGGGATGGCGACCCCACGCTCGTGATCCTGCGCAGCGACGGCTCGGCGGAACGCCGCTTTCGGGGTCGCTCGCCCTCCTTTACGCGGGACTCGCGGCACCTCGCCTTCCGCGTGCCGCCGGTGAAGGCGGTGGTGGATTCGCTTCGCCTGGAAGGGAAGCGCGGGGACGACCTGCCCGGCGACTCGCTCGCCGTCGTGAACCTGGCCGAAGCGTTCGCGGACGGCGCCGGAGATGACGGCGGAGTCCGGCGCGCAGGCCCGATCGATTCCTTCCGGGTCCCGCCGGATGGGGGCGCCTTCGTCGCGTACCTCCTGTCGGAGAATCCCGAGGAAGAGGAGGAGGAGGGAGAGGCCGAGGCTGAGGAGGAGGCCGAGGAAGCAGAGGAAGAGGGAGAAGAGGAGGAAGAGGAGCGCTCCGCGGAGTACGAGAAGCGGCACGAGAAGGAAGATGGGACGCCGCTCGTGCTCCTGAATCTCGACACGGGCGAAGAGCACAGCTTCGCCGACGTCGTCTCCTACACGGTCGCGGACGCGGGGAACGGGCTCGCGTACGTGACCTCGACCGAGGACGAGGGCGGGGACGGGCTCCATCTCGTGGATCCGGCGAGCGGCGAGAGCGTGGAGGTGCTCGCCGGAGAGGGCCACTACGAGCAGGTGGCCTTTGACGAATCGGGCGAACGCCTCGCCTTCCTGAGCAACGTGGACGAATGGGAGCTGGATCAGCCGTCCTTCGCGCTCTACCGGTCCGACGGCGGGGCGGCGGAGAAGGTGGCGGACCACGAGACGGCCGGCGTGCCCGCCGGCTGGTGGATCAGCGAGAACGGGTCCGTCTCCTTCAGTGAGGATGGGGACCGCCTCTACTTCGGCACCGCGCCGCGTCCCGAGCCCGAGCCCGACGAGGAGATCCTCGACGCGGACCGCGTGACGCTCGACATCTGGAACTGGCGCGACCCCTACCTGCAACCGATGCAGCTCGTGCAGGCGAACCGCGAACGCAACCGGTCGTACCTGGCGGTGGCGCACGAGGGCCGGGACGCCGTCGTGCAGCTGGGCACCGCGAGCATCCCCGACGTGTCGCGCCCCGAGAGCGGCATGAGCGACTACGTGCTGGCCACGAGCGACATGCCGCACCGCCAGAAGGTCTCGTGGGACGGCCGCTACGAGGACGCCTACGCGGTGGACGTGCTGACCGGCGAACGCCGCACG is from Candidatus Palauibacter scopulicola and encodes:
- a CDS encoding amidohydrolase family protein, with the protein product MFRATRRALPVAAALASLAVLVPSGGPLLGQATAIIGATLIDGNGGPPLADVTIVVEEDRIAAAGPRAEVEVPDGARVIDGAGKFVTPGFVDTNVHISLYGGGNKDRKESSVFYRLMGPELTLEAAQMHLKFGVTHLRDSYGALPELQQVRDAIASGEAIGPRLQVAGNIVGWGGPYSITFALIPEDDLSLYEEQFSDHIAQGAGEDLMDLYPEELRVRIREYLDKGVDFLKYGGTSHWAFPTLIGFSPEAQRVIVEETHARGLIAETHSTSPEGLRLSVEAGIDLIQHPEVLASREISDALVQQIVDRGIVCSMIVNTITGPAWENHLANRAAAEERLAREAEGAQAREWGRLRRPVEREKTSYQIRREQRALGYGTEMRRLNARKLIDGGCVTTLGTDNYAGVAPEYGRAPKPIWQEPGIGTILAIEGLVELGMTPGEAIVAATRNGAIAAGALDEFGTIETGKLADLLVLDADPLADIANIRKQSVVMAAGRIVDVDALPTEPVYFKR